The Pyxidicoccus trucidator genomic sequence CCGATGATCTGCACCTCCGTGCCGATGTTCGGCGTCAGCGGAGAGAAGCCGCTGACGGTGGGCTTCGCCGGAGGCGTGGGCGTGGAGCCGGCGATGGTTGCGATGAGGAGGTGGATGCCCGTGCCGTCCGGCACCCGGGTGCCCGGCGTGGGAATCTGCCCGATGACCGGCCGCGCGTTGTTCTTCGGGTCATTGAGGTTCACCACCAGGCCCGAGGCATCCATCGACAGGGCGAGCTGGAGGTTGCCGCCGGACTGCGCCAGCAGGGCCTTCACGTCGAGCAGCGTTCGGCTGAAGAGGTTGGGCACCACGTTGGGCCCACCCGACGTGGTGGCCAGCGCGTTGAGCAGCTGGATGATTGCGTTGATGAGCTCGGCGCTGATGAGGTCGCCGGGCTTGACGAG encodes the following:
- a CDS encoding PASTA domain-containing protein, with product LVKPGDLISAELINAIIQLLNALATTSGGPNVVPNLFSRTLLDVKALLAQSGGNLQLALSMDASGLVVNLNDPKNNARPVIGQIPTPGTRVPDGTGIHLLIATIAGSTPTPPAKPTVSGFSPLTPNIGTEVQIIG